In Haloterrigena turkmenica DSM 5511, a single genomic region encodes these proteins:
- a CDS encoding alpha-ketoacid dehydrogenase subunit beta — MVEAIRGTLRAELDRDEDVVVYGQDVGVDGGVFRATQGLLDAFPGRVHDAPVAEAGIVGLGVGLAAAGYRPVAEIQFAGFTFQAFDQIHQHVSRLRSRSRGKLTCPMVIRAPYGLGVKALEHHSESYEAGYAHIPGLKVVIPSTAQDAAGLLRSAIRAPDPVLFFEPMVLYRAARRPVPADHEVPLGEARVVEEGTDVTVVTWGAMVREVEGALEESEASADVIDLRTISPMDTETVRESVRKTGRCVVVHEAPRSGGFGAEIAARISDEAVWHLEAPIERVAGYDVPVPLPGREEAYRPDQERIRGAIERVTSS; from the coding sequence ATGGTCGAGGCGATCCGCGGGACGCTCCGCGCGGAACTGGATCGCGACGAGGACGTGGTCGTCTACGGGCAGGACGTCGGCGTCGACGGCGGCGTCTTCCGGGCGACCCAGGGGCTGCTCGACGCGTTCCCCGGCCGCGTCCACGACGCGCCGGTCGCGGAGGCCGGCATCGTCGGTCTGGGTGTCGGCCTCGCGGCTGCGGGCTACCGGCCCGTCGCGGAGATCCAGTTCGCCGGCTTCACCTTCCAGGCGTTCGACCAGATCCACCAGCACGTCTCGCGCCTGCGTAGTCGCTCGCGCGGGAAACTCACCTGTCCCATGGTGATTCGCGCGCCGTACGGGCTGGGCGTGAAGGCCTTAGAGCACCACTCCGAGAGCTACGAGGCCGGCTACGCCCACATTCCCGGACTCAAGGTGGTGATTCCGTCGACCGCGCAGGATGCCGCCGGGCTGCTCCGGTCCGCGATCCGGGCCCCCGATCCCGTTCTGTTCTTCGAACCGATGGTGCTGTACCGGGCGGCCCGTCGCCCCGTCCCCGCCGACCACGAGGTTCCGCTCGGCGAGGCCCGCGTCGTCGAGGAAGGTACCGACGTCACAGTTGTCACCTGGGGCGCGATGGTCCGCGAGGTCGAAGGCGCCCTCGAGGAGAGCGAGGCGTCGGCCGACGTGATCGACCTGCGGACGATCAGTCCCATGGATACCGAGACGGTCCGCGAGTCGGTCCGGAAGACCGGCCGGTGCGTCGTCGTCCACGAGGCCCCGCGCTCGGGCGGGTTCGGTGCCGAGATCGCGGCCCGCATCTCCGACGAGGCGGTCTGGCACCTCGAGGCGCCGATCGAGCGCGTCGCCGGCTACGACGTCCCGGTGCCGCTGCCGGGCCGAGAGGAGGCGTACCGGCCCGACCAGGAGCGCATTCGAGGGGCGATCGAGCGCGTAACGTCGTCGTAG
- a CDS encoding helix-turn-helix domain-containing protein has translation MKYLDVRLRQPDWMLHPMQLFIREGDAVRYEELRTWNILGPEGDREYELFYAEADREAYVDAIEAVDSVRWYDLTPIDDDSFYVYICQETREEDVRWRQSFAALDLVVVPPVIYDSEAAFYMTVVGAGEDLQAMLEGLPDEIDVTVRAIGEYDRRHAPLTGGLTERQLEAVAAAVEVGYYAVPREAGLEAVAERLNCAASTAGTLLQKAQARVMQRLVRQRGRGLLEGETNATALDAGK, from the coding sequence ATGAAGTACCTCGACGTTCGGCTCCGCCAGCCCGACTGGATGCTCCATCCCATGCAGCTGTTCATCCGCGAGGGAGACGCGGTCCGCTACGAGGAACTGCGCACGTGGAACATCCTCGGCCCCGAGGGCGACCGCGAGTACGAACTGTTCTACGCCGAGGCCGACCGCGAGGCGTACGTCGACGCCATCGAGGCCGTCGATTCGGTCCGCTGGTACGACCTGACGCCGATCGACGACGACTCGTTCTACGTCTACATCTGCCAGGAGACTCGCGAGGAAGACGTGCGCTGGCGGCAATCGTTCGCCGCGCTCGATCTCGTTGTCGTCCCGCCCGTAATCTACGACTCCGAGGCCGCGTTCTACATGACCGTCGTCGGCGCCGGCGAGGACCTGCAGGCGATGCTCGAGGGGCTCCCCGACGAGATCGACGTCACCGTCCGCGCGATCGGGGAGTACGACCGCCGGCACGCACCGCTGACCGGTGGTCTCACCGAGCGTCAGCTCGAGGCCGTTGCAGCCGCGGTCGAGGTCGGCTACTACGCGGTTCCGCGCGAGGCGGGACTCGAGGCCGTCGCCGAGCGGCTGAACTGTGCCGCGAGCACGGCCGGAACGCTCCTCCAAAAGGCGCAGGCGCGGGTGATGCAGCGACTCGTCCGACAGCGCGGGCGAGGTCTCCTGGAGGGCGAGACGAACGCGACCGCTCTCGATGCGGGGAAATAG
- a CDS encoding methyltransferase family protein, which produces MINALTSAVFVVGVGLALANLTGIVASALGVLEYWPPGERNWTYYVHWGISHSLNVVMLALTYLSWNSLGLPRGPSLAAGAALFVAGYGVAIAAGLDLGVEETKGLAGDLRTGGWYRYSRNPQYVGYIVATVGFALLANSTLVAVICAIYLGWWLSLPFAEESWLREQYGEEYERYTERVPRFVGRRTVRALVGNRADETAVSDGG; this is translated from the coding sequence ATGATCAACGCGCTGACGAGTGCCGTCTTCGTCGTGGGCGTTGGCCTCGCACTGGCGAACCTCACGGGAATCGTCGCCAGCGCGCTGGGCGTGCTCGAGTACTGGCCCCCTGGCGAACGAAACTGGACCTACTACGTTCACTGGGGGATTTCGCACTCGCTCAACGTCGTCATGCTCGCGCTCACCTACCTCAGCTGGAACAGTCTCGGCCTTCCCCGTGGCCCGTCGCTGGCCGCGGGCGCCGCGCTGTTCGTCGCCGGCTACGGCGTCGCCATCGCGGCCGGCCTGGACCTCGGCGTCGAGGAGACGAAGGGACTCGCCGGCGACCTGCGAACCGGCGGCTGGTACCGCTACTCGAGAAATCCCCAGTACGTCGGCTACATCGTCGCGACGGTCGGGTTCGCGCTACTGGCGAACTCGACGCTGGTGGCCGTCATCTGCGCGATCTACCTCGGTTGGTGGCTCTCGCTGCCGTTCGCCGAGGAGTCCTGGCTACGTGAGCAGTACGGCGAGGAGTACGAGCGCTACACCGAGCGCGTGCCGCGATTCGTGGGGAGGCGGACCGTTCGCGCACTCGTCGGGAATCGGGCAGACGAAACGGCGGTCAGCGACGGCGGGTGA
- the glmS gene encoding methylaspartate mutase subunit S — MTKTVILGVIGSDAHVVGITILEQAFEAAGFDVVNLGVQTSQTEFVDAADEHDAAAVLVSSLYGHAKQDCQGFHRQIADAGLEDVTTYIGGNLAVGQDDFEETRAFFREIGFDRVFDSETDPEDAIEALRADLDMRSAETERESQTVSA, encoded by the coding sequence ATGACGAAGACAGTCATCCTCGGCGTGATCGGATCCGACGCCCACGTCGTCGGGATCACCATCCTGGAGCAAGCGTTCGAGGCCGCGGGGTTCGACGTCGTCAACCTCGGGGTCCAGACCTCCCAGACGGAGTTCGTCGACGCCGCAGACGAACACGACGCCGCGGCGGTACTCGTCTCCTCGCTCTACGGTCACGCCAAACAGGACTGTCAGGGCTTCCACCGGCAGATCGCCGACGCCGGCCTCGAGGACGTCACGACCTACATCGGCGGCAACCTCGCCGTCGGTCAGGACGACTTCGAGGAGACCCGGGCGTTCTTCCGCGAGATCGGGTTCGATCGCGTCTTCGACTCCGAGACCGACCCCGAGGACGCGATCGAGGCGCTGCGGGCCGATCTAGATATGCGCTCCGCGGAGACCGAGCGGGAGAGCCAGACCGTCTCCGCCTGA
- a CDS encoding SDR family NAD(P)-dependent oxidoreductase, which yields MNGLDGKTAVVTGGGSGIGRASAKRFADEGANVVVADIDAETGRETVDLIEDAGNNATFVDVDVSDLESVERMVDVAVDTYGSLDFAHNNAGILTGFADVTDIDAADWDRLLEVNLKGIWACLRAELPVMTENGGGAIVNTASESGLVGMGGLASYAASKHGVVGLTKTVALEYATRGVRVNAIAPGPTNTNIQSGMSGDSDPSTMEFDTSAMIDVPMDRIAEPEEMAGAVAFLCSDDASYITGHTLPVDGGQAAD from the coding sequence ATGAACGGATTAGACGGGAAGACGGCCGTGGTAACGGGCGGTGGATCCGGAATCGGGCGCGCGTCGGCGAAACGCTTCGCCGACGAGGGGGCGAACGTCGTCGTCGCGGACATCGACGCGGAGACCGGTCGCGAAACGGTCGATCTGATCGAGGACGCCGGCAATAACGCGACGTTCGTCGACGTCGACGTCTCCGACCTCGAGTCGGTCGAGCGAATGGTCGACGTCGCGGTTGACACCTATGGAAGCCTCGATTTCGCACACAACAACGCGGGTATCCTCACGGGGTTCGCAGACGTCACCGACATCGACGCCGCAGACTGGGACAGACTCCTCGAGGTCAACCTGAAGGGGATCTGGGCGTGTCTGAGGGCCGAACTTCCCGTCATGACGGAAAACGGTGGCGGGGCGATCGTCAACACGGCCTCCGAGTCGGGACTCGTCGGGATGGGCGGCCTCGCCAGCTATGCCGCCAGTAAACACGGCGTTGTCGGCCTCACGAAGACGGTCGCGCTCGAGTACGCGACGCGGGGCGTGCGGGTCAACGCCATCGCACCGGGACCGACGAACACGAACATCCAGTCCGGGATGTCGGGAGACAGCGATCCCTCGACCATGGAGTTCGACACGTCGGCGATGATCGACGTCCCCATGGACCGCATCGCGGAACCGGAAGAGATGGCCGGCGCGGTCGCGTTCCTCTGTTCCGACGACGCCTCGTACATCACCGGCCACACCCTCCCCGTCGACGGCGGGCAGGCCGCGGACTGA
- a CDS encoding cytochrome P450 yields MESPDSVVGVGQSPKAIRSREGQLSPFEWYAEMRQESPVHYDEQRETWDVFRYEDVERVLKDHDTFTANRAFDPEKSSNDGDSDGDEDLPMLQTMISTDPPEQTRLRGFVDERFQPGAIREYQPRVEAVTEELLDDLEDEDAFDFVDEFAIPLPVIVIAELLGIPAERRDEFKAWSDALVARPDDDSEAELQRVQREQERAQREMGGYFATLLEERDGGNGDDLITLAANADELTRGEQVGFCILLLLAGNITTTNLLTNAIWSVEEAGVTDAIRTGAVDRQRAIEEVLRYRSPIQSLKRIAVEDVELNGRRIETGDVVTLWLGAANRDPDVFDAPEEFRPERHPNRHMAFGTGVHFCLGAHLARMEADVALGQLLERFDRLDADLSDLRPLSGLYGLESLPCDVRKNA; encoded by the coding sequence ATGGAGTCCCCCGATTCAGTCGTCGGCGTGGGCCAGTCACCGAAAGCGATCCGAAGCCGCGAGGGACAGCTCTCGCCGTTCGAGTGGTACGCCGAGATGCGACAGGAGAGTCCGGTTCACTACGACGAACAGCGAGAGACGTGGGATGTGTTCCGGTACGAAGACGTCGAGCGCGTGCTCAAAGACCACGATACGTTCACAGCGAACCGCGCGTTCGACCCCGAGAAGTCCTCGAACGACGGCGACAGCGACGGTGACGAGGACCTTCCGATGCTGCAGACGATGATCTCGACCGACCCGCCGGAACAGACCCGACTCCGCGGGTTCGTCGATGAACGATTTCAGCCCGGCGCCATCCGGGAGTATCAGCCGCGAGTAGAAGCGGTGACGGAGGAACTGTTGGACGACCTCGAGGACGAGGACGCGTTCGACTTCGTCGACGAGTTCGCGATTCCGCTTCCCGTCATCGTGATCGCCGAGCTACTGGGGATCCCCGCCGAGCGCCGCGACGAGTTCAAGGCGTGGTCGGACGCACTCGTCGCACGACCCGACGACGACAGCGAGGCGGAGCTACAGCGGGTGCAACGGGAACAGGAACGGGCCCAGCGAGAGATGGGCGGCTACTTCGCGACGCTGCTGGAGGAACGCGACGGCGGCAATGGGGACGATCTGATCACGCTCGCGGCGAACGCGGACGAACTAACCAGGGGCGAACAGGTCGGCTTCTGTATACTGCTCCTCCTCGCGGGCAACATCACGACGACGAACCTCCTCACCAACGCGATCTGGTCCGTCGAGGAAGCGGGGGTGACGGACGCGATTCGAACGGGAGCGGTCGACCGGCAGCGAGCCATCGAGGAGGTGCTCCGATACCGGTCGCCGATCCAATCGCTGAAGCGGATCGCCGTGGAGGACGTCGAGCTAAACGGGCGACGGATCGAGACCGGCGACGTCGTCACGCTCTGGCTGGGCGCCGCGAACCGCGATCCGGACGTCTTCGACGCGCCCGAAGAGTTCCGGCCCGAGCGCCACCCGAACCGTCACATGGCGTTCGGAACGGGGGTTCACTTCTGTCTCGGCGCGCACCTCGCGCGGATGGAAGCCGACGTCGCCCTGGGGCAACTGCTCGAGCGCTTCGACCGATTGGACGCCGATCTATCGGATCTTCGGCCGCTGAGCGGTCTCTACGGTCTCGAGTCGCTTCCCTGCGACGTGAGGAAGAACGCGTAA
- a CDS encoding 50S ribosomal protein L15e — protein MAESFYSHIKDAWKDPDDGKLGELQWQRKQEWRKQGAIERIERPTRLDKARELGYKAKQGIIVVRMSVRKGTARKERFTAGRRSKRQGVNRIGRRKNIQRIGEERVSRKYPNLRVLNSYWVGEDGSQKWFEAILVDPNHPAIENDDDLNWICDDDHTNRAFRGLTNAGKANRGLNNRGKGAEKVRPSNNGGQGRAK, from the coding sequence ATGGCAGAAAGCTTCTACTCCCACATCAAGGACGCATGGAAGGACCCCGACGACGGGAAGCTCGGGGAACTGCAGTGGCAGCGAAAGCAGGAATGGCGCAAACAGGGCGCAATCGAGCGCATCGAGCGCCCGACCCGTCTGGACAAGGCGCGCGAACTCGGCTACAAGGCCAAGCAGGGCATTATCGTGGTCCGCATGTCGGTCCGCAAGGGGACCGCCCGTAAGGAACGCTTCACGGCCGGTCGCCGATCCAAGCGCCAGGGTGTCAACCGCATCGGGCGGCGCAAGAACATCCAGCGCATCGGTGAGGAGCGCGTCTCCCGGAAGTACCCCAACCTGCGGGTGCTCAACAGCTACTGGGTCGGCGAAGACGGCTCGCAGAAGTGGTTCGAAGCGATCCTCGTGGATCCGAACCACCCGGCGATCGAGAACGACGACGACCTCAACTGGATCTGCGACGACGACCACACGAACCGCGCGTTCCGTGGTCTCACCAACGCAGGTAAGGCCAATCGCGGCCTCAACAACCGCGGTAAGGGCGCCGAGAAGGTCCGTCCGTCCAACAACGGCGGACAGGGTCGCGCGAAGTAA
- a CDS encoding S8 family peptidase: MTDENSTERATRRTVLRSVGTGLAGSVALSGTGAAFDGESVGEALEGVFEAGGALVDDALDPESDALQEVMIVFEDTEAVVRLEELDAEFAIGFDTLPVGYAKLPGSLVETVADWEPVRYVSSNYELEFHNDNAREDTNADAVQAGAGLETPYTGENVHVAVIDSGIGGSHPDLQPNLEANYQYVGIPGIQDEPLWWQDVDDIDTDANGHGTHCAGSIGGTGSESGGEYAGMAPDVDLTMYSTSAGPAIAFTVAAYDDLIRRQREGDHDIQIVSNSYGSGQIGRPFLPEDPLNVATWHAHEEGILSVFAAGNDGPDTGTLNQYAKAPHVLGVGATDAEGAVADFSSRGRPQDGTYDTDNYDRAAAYENLAAFHDGVPADEIDGPLGIYRNGVAAKGDAVMSTLERFDLINVLQPDDERYYGPASGTSMSCPVTAGCAALVYDAAIERNGDAPAPMDVLATLEATADERRRESYTAEAVGAGYVDVHAAVERAEAGEFAAVDEIDVAPSAAER; this comes from the coding sequence ATGACTGATGAAAACTCTACAGAGCGAGCGACGCGGCGAACGGTACTCAGGAGCGTCGGTACCGGTCTCGCCGGTTCGGTCGCGCTCTCCGGAACCGGCGCGGCCTTCGACGGCGAGTCCGTCGGCGAGGCGCTTGAGGGCGTATTCGAGGCCGGCGGCGCCCTCGTCGACGACGCGCTCGATCCCGAGAGCGACGCCCTTCAGGAGGTCATGATCGTCTTCGAGGACACCGAGGCCGTCGTCCGCCTCGAGGAACTCGACGCCGAGTTCGCGATCGGCTTCGATACCCTCCCTGTCGGCTACGCCAAACTGCCGGGGTCGCTGGTCGAGACCGTCGCCGACTGGGAGCCGGTGCGGTACGTCTCTTCGAACTACGAACTGGAGTTCCACAACGACAACGCCCGCGAGGACACGAACGCGGACGCCGTGCAGGCCGGTGCGGGACTCGAGACGCCCTACACCGGCGAGAACGTCCACGTCGCGGTCATCGACTCCGGGATCGGCGGTAGCCACCCCGATCTGCAACCGAACCTCGAGGCGAACTATCAGTACGTGGGGATCCCAGGCATTCAGGACGAACCGCTCTGGTGGCAGGACGTCGACGACATCGATACCGACGCGAACGGCCACGGCACCCACTGTGCGGGAAGCATCGGCGGCACCGGTTCGGAGAGCGGCGGCGAGTACGCGGGAATGGCGCCCGACGTCGATCTGACGATGTACTCGACGAGCGCGGGCCCGGCGATCGCGTTCACCGTCGCCGCGTACGACGATCTGATCCGCCGACAGCGGGAGGGCGATCACGATATCCAGATCGTCTCAAACTCGTACGGCTCGGGACAGATCGGCCGCCCCTTCCTCCCCGAAGATCCCCTCAACGTCGCGACGTGGCACGCTCACGAGGAGGGGATCCTCTCGGTCTTCGCGGCGGGTAACGACGGTCCCGATACGGGAACGCTGAACCAGTACGCGAAGGCACCGCACGTTCTGGGGGTCGGGGCGACCGACGCCGAGGGAGCGGTCGCGGACTTCTCGTCGCGCGGTCGCCCGCAGGACGGCACATACGACACGGACAATTACGACCGCGCGGCGGCCTACGAGAACCTCGCCGCGTTTCACGACGGCGTCCCCGCGGACGAGATCGACGGTCCGCTGGGGATCTACCGCAACGGCGTCGCCGCCAAAGGTGACGCCGTAATGAGTACGCTCGAGCGGTTCGACCTGATAAACGTGCTCCAACCGGACGACGAACGCTACTACGGGCCCGCGTCCGGGACAAGCATGTCCTGTCCCGTCACCGCTGGCTGCGCGGCCTTAGTCTACGACGCCGCCATCGAGCGTAACGGCGACGCGCCCGCTCCGATGGACGTGCTCGCGACGCTCGAGGCGACCGCCGACGAGCGCCGACGCGAGTCGTACACCGCGGAAGCCGTCGGTGCGGGGTACGTGGACGTCCACGCAGCCGTCGAACGGGCCGAAGCAGGCGAATTCGCGGCGGTCGACGAGATCGACGTCGCCCCGAGTGCCGCCGAGCGGTGA
- a CDS encoding universal stress protein, producing the protein MATHVLVPVDDSNQSTEALAFACEEYPDARITALHVLDPGDFYAATGIEGGAMANYEELQDHHQERAEAILEAAREQAAEHGVEIETDHVVGGISRSIVDYAADNDVDHIAIGSHGRTGASRILLGSVAEKVARRSPVPVTIVR; encoded by the coding sequence ATGGCAACACACGTTCTCGTTCCCGTCGACGACTCGAACCAGTCGACCGAAGCCCTCGCATTCGCCTGCGAGGAGTATCCCGACGCCCGCATCACGGCGCTGCACGTCCTCGATCCCGGCGACTTCTACGCCGCGACCGGCATCGAAGGCGGGGCGATGGCCAACTACGAGGAGCTTCAGGACCACCATCAGGAGCGGGCGGAGGCGATCCTCGAGGCGGCGCGCGAACAGGCCGCCGAGCACGGCGTCGAGATCGAGACGGACCACGTCGTCGGCGGGATCTCGCGGTCGATCGTCGACTACGCCGCCGACAACGACGTCGACCACATCGCGATCGGGAGCCACGGCCGCACGGGCGCGAGTCGGATTCTGCTGGGCAGCGTCGCCGAGAAGGTGGCTCGCCGCTCGCCCGTCCCGGTGACGATCGTCCGGTGA
- a CDS encoding ABC transporter ATP-binding protein, translated as MIDSDTDPNRESAAAKIVVDGLSKRYDTRSAHLEALADVSLEVADGEFCCVVGPSGCGKTTLLRLIAGLESPTAGRVLVDGDPVTEPGVDRGMVFQEDALFPWRTVCGNVRFGLDRPACDCPDCEARVRDLLELVGLSGFGDAYPRDLSGGMKQRVGIARALAVDPEVLLLDEPFASLDSGTRERLHGELLEIWRETDKTVLFVTHDIEEAIALGDRVVVMDDRPGRVDDVVDVRLERPRDRASTAFVETVARIRDRIAR; from the coding sequence GTGATCGACTCCGATACCGATCCGAATCGGGAGTCCGCCGCGGCGAAGATCGTCGTCGACGGCCTCTCGAAACGGTACGACACCCGCAGCGCTCACCTCGAGGCGCTGGCCGACGTCTCGCTCGAGGTGGCCGACGGCGAGTTCTGCTGCGTGGTCGGCCCGTCGGGCTGCGGGAAGACGACGCTGCTCCGACTCATCGCCGGCCTCGAGTCGCCGACGGCGGGCCGGGTCCTCGTCGACGGCGATCCCGTTACGGAACCCGGCGTCGACCGCGGGATGGTCTTCCAGGAGGACGCCCTCTTCCCGTGGCGAACTGTCTGCGGGAACGTCCGGTTCGGACTCGATCGCCCCGCCTGCGACTGTCCGGACTGCGAGGCGCGAGTCCGCGACCTGCTCGAACTCGTCGGACTGTCGGGGTTCGGAGACGCGTATCCGCGCGACCTCTCCGGCGGGATGAAACAGCGGGTCGGGATCGCTCGCGCCCTCGCCGTCGATCCCGAGGTGTTACTGCTGGACGAACCGTTCGCGAGCCTCGATTCGGGCACGCGCGAACGGCTGCACGGCGAACTGCTCGAGATCTGGCGCGAGACCGACAAAACCGTGCTATTCGTCACCCACGACATCGAGGAGGCGATCGCACTCGGTGACCGCGTCGTCGTCATGGACGACCGGCCGGGCCGCGTCGACGACGTTGTCGACGTCCGGCTGGAGCGGCCTCGAGATCGAGCGAGCACCGCGTTCGTCGAAACCGTCGCTCGGATTCGCGATCGGATCGCGCGCTGA
- a CDS encoding phosphoribosyltransferase family protein, translating into MNRAEKAALQLRAVDVLRMLKETRTYDELAETTGLPAGDLNRYVNGHVLPGTERAREVVEDLGREALAGELEARIRVDDEGYVDNSAAVFDQSFLDLVAPVVANAFDFDRPDVVLTAATDGITLAASLASYYGTRCAYAKKSKETAVEEFIEARERLQSGIELTYYLPESAIDAGESVLVVDDLIRSGETQELLLDIVDTADADVAGVFALIAAGEDGIQRARSHTDAPVDALTTV; encoded by the coding sequence ATGAACAGAGCCGAGAAGGCAGCCCTCCAGTTACGGGCCGTCGACGTGTTGCGGATGCTGAAGGAGACCCGAACCTACGACGAACTCGCCGAGACGACAGGGCTTCCGGCGGGAGATCTCAATCGGTACGTCAACGGTCACGTGCTGCCGGGAACCGAGCGCGCACGCGAGGTCGTCGAGGACCTCGGCCGCGAGGCCTTGGCCGGCGAACTCGAGGCCCGCATCCGGGTCGACGACGAGGGCTACGTCGACAACAGCGCGGCGGTCTTCGATCAGTCGTTTCTCGACCTCGTCGCGCCGGTCGTGGCTAACGCGTTCGACTTCGATCGGCCCGACGTCGTCCTCACCGCGGCGACAGACGGGATCACGCTCGCCGCCTCGCTCGCGAGCTACTACGGGACGCGCTGTGCCTACGCGAAGAAGAGCAAAGAGACCGCCGTCGAGGAGTTCATCGAGGCCCGCGAGCGCCTCCAGTCGGGGATCGAACTCACCTACTATCTCCCCGAGTCGGCCATCGACGCCGGCGAGTCGGTGCTGGTCGTCGACGACCTCATCCGCTCGGGCGAGACCCAAGAGCTCCTACTGGACATCGTCGACACCGCCGACGCCGACGTCGCCGGCGTCTTCGCGCTCATCGCGGCCGGCGAGGACGGCATCCAGCGGGCCCGGAGCCACACCGACGCGCCCGTCGACGCCCTCACGACGGTCTGA
- a CDS encoding RIO1 family regulatory kinase/ATPase domain-containing protein has product MVRNVAGELPELEDEDFYLLSGVEQGMRFSEWVQREKLPKFTSLTEEEVDYRLERCLKRGLIEKKTIQYEGYTLQFEGYDTLALRALVERDTIGEFGSPLGVGKESDVYEVRSYKPLALKYHREGYTNFREVHKERDYTSENDHVSWMYTARKAAEREHEILEELYPDVSVPQPIDQNRHAIVMEKMDGVELSRTRLEADQVLGVLDLLVSEIANAHANGYVHADMSEYNVFVNEEGVKIFDWPQAVPTDHENAGEFLRRDLTNIVGYFRRKYPQHVPDDLESDDLADSIEDESFETISEFVA; this is encoded by the coding sequence ATGGTGCGGAACGTCGCCGGGGAACTCCCGGAGCTCGAGGACGAAGACTTCTATCTCCTCTCGGGGGTCGAACAGGGGATGCGCTTCTCGGAGTGGGTCCAGCGGGAGAAGCTCCCGAAGTTCACCAGTCTGACCGAAGAGGAGGTCGACTACCGCCTCGAGCGCTGTCTGAAACGCGGGTTGATAGAGAAGAAGACGATCCAGTACGAGGGGTACACCCTCCAGTTCGAGGGGTACGACACGCTCGCCCTGCGCGCGCTCGTCGAACGCGATACCATCGGCGAGTTCGGCTCGCCGCTGGGGGTCGGGAAGGAGAGTGACGTCTACGAGGTGCGCTCGTACAAGCCCCTGGCCCTGAAGTACCACCGCGAGGGCTACACGAACTTCCGGGAGGTCCACAAGGAACGCGACTACACCTCGGAGAACGACCACGTCTCGTGGATGTACACCGCCCGGAAGGCCGCCGAGCGGGAACACGAGATCCTAGAAGAGCTCTACCCGGACGTCTCGGTCCCCCAACCGATCGATCAGAACCGCCACGCCATCGTCATGGAGAAGATGGACGGCGTCGAACTCTCCCGGACGCGACTCGAGGCCGATCAGGTGCTGGGCGTCCTCGACCTGCTCGTCTCCGAGATCGCCAACGCGCACGCGAACGGGTACGTCCACGCGGACATGAGCGAGTACAACGTCTTCGTCAACGAGGAGGGCGTGAAGATCTTCGACTGGCCCCAGGCCGTGCCGACCGACCACGAGAACGCCGGCGAGTTCCTTCGCCGGGATCTGACGAACATCGTGGGCTACTTCCGCCGGAAGTACCCCCAGCACGTCCCCGACGACCTCGAGAGCGACGACCTCGCCGACTCGATCGAGGACGAGTCGTTCGAGACGATATCCGAGTTCGTCGCCTGA
- a CDS encoding TetR/AcrR family transcriptional regulator, which yields MNGQPETEQRIREAAFRALVKHGYADLSIKDIGDELGQNPSLIYHYFDSKDELLLSMLDVFVDIFLGQQAEEPITDAETELRRFVGQILHPKPMQVEAVMSAPPSDIETAIARVFVELWAHATWDDDFRNKTTAVEAGLRDAIVRIIRAGVEREQFRSVDPEPTADHLLFLLKQGIHTQTTTNREDAVDRVEALVDEIIDDLSLES from the coding sequence ATGAACGGTCAGCCCGAAACCGAACAACGAATCAGAGAGGCCGCGTTTCGCGCGCTCGTCAAACACGGATATGCGGACCTCTCAATCAAGGATATCGGCGACGAACTGGGCCAGAACCCGTCGCTGATCTACCATTACTTCGATAGCAAAGACGAATTGTTACTGTCGATGCTCGACGTCTTCGTGGATATATTCCTCGGCCAGCAGGCCGAGGAACCGATCACCGACGCGGAGACGGAACTTCGGCGGTTCGTCGGTCAAATCCTGCACCCGAAACCGATGCAGGTCGAAGCGGTGATGTCCGCTCCGCCGTCCGATATCGAGACGGCGATCGCGCGGGTTTTCGTCGAACTGTGGGCGCACGCGACGTGGGACGACGATTTCCGTAACAAAACGACGGCGGTGGAGGCGGGACTCCGGGACGCGATCGTCCGAATCATCCGCGCGGGAGTCGAACGCGAGCAGTTCCGCTCGGTCGACCCCGAGCCCACGGCTGACCACCTCCTCTTTCTCCTCAAACAGGGAATCCACACACAGACGACGACGAACCGAGAGGACGCCGTCGACAGGGTAGAGGCGCTCGTCGACGAGATCATCGACGATCTCTCCCTCGAGAGTTAG